The DNA region CGCCGGAGAGGTTGCCAAGACGGGCTTCCCGGCTCAGATTGGTCTGGCTGCGGGTGTTGTAGCGCCGGCAGACCGGCCTGGCATAGGGTAGGCCCAGTTTCAAGGCCAGCTTGCGGGCGATCAGCTCGGACTGGTTGTAGCCCCGTTCGCGCTGGCGCACGTGGTGCAGCGGAACCGCCATCACCAGATCGAAACCTTCGCCAAACCGCGCGAGGGCGGGAATTTCGAGCAGGGCGTCAGTAAAAAATTTCGCCGGAGAACGCAGGAAGCCGTATTTCAGGCCGTGCACCAGTTCCTGGGCAGGCCTCTGGTAGACATAGGCCGAGCGGGCGAAATCGAAGCAGAAATCAGTCTGCGAGCAGGCTTCGCACCCGTAATCCCGCAATGGGCCGCCGCATTTGCCGCAATATGTTTCCCGGATCGGCAGCAGCAGGTCGCGGCAATTGGCGCACAGGGCCTCCTCCGCGGAATCCGTGCGGCTGCCGCAGGCCAGGCAGTTGGGAGGAAAGAACAGCTTATCCGCCTGCGCCAAAATGTCTTTCGAGAGCTGCAAATATCCTGCTGCCGTCATTGCTTGCCACCGCCTGGGTCGCGGCCCGTTCCGGATGGGGCATCATGCCCAAAACGTTGCGCCGGGCGTTGCAGATCCCGGCAATGTTGTCCAGCGAGCCGTTGGGATTGGCCTGAGGTGAGGTTTCTCCATCCGGCCCGCAATAGCGGAAGACGATCTGGGCGTTGTCCCGCAAAGAGCGCAGGCCGTCCGGATCGATGAAAAAGTTGCCGTCGTGATGGGCGATGGGAATGTCCAGCGCCGTTCCGGCCGGGATGCCCAGAGTGAAGGGCGTGTCTGGATTTTCCACGCGGATGTGCTGATGCTGGCAGATGAAATCCAGGCCGCTGTTCCTCAGCAGGGTTCCCGGCAACAGCCCGCATTCGGTGAGGATCTGGAACCCGTTGCAGATCCCCAGGACCAAGCCGCCGGAATCCGCGAAGCGCAAGACCTCGCCCACGATCGGAGAAAACCTCGCCAGGGCACCGCAGCGCAAATAATCTCCATAGGAAAAACCACCCGGAAGCACCACCAGATCAGGGTTTTGCAGGTCACGATCTTTGTGCCAGACCAAGCGGCTGTCATGCCCCCGGGCGGACAAGGCCTCATGGGCGTCGTGATCGCAATTGGAACCGGGGAAAGTGACTACGCTTACTCTCAAGATCCGCTCTGCTCCAGGGTTTCCAGGGTGTAGGAATAGGTTTCCGTGTTCGGGTTGGCCAACAGGCCGCTGCAAATCTTTTCCACCTCGGCCCGCACGGCTGGCTCGTCCGCGGACGAAAAACTGATCTCGATATACTTGCTGACGCGGGTATCCAGCACCTTGCCATAACCGAGCTGATGCAGGGAATTGCTCACGGCTTTTCCTTGCGGATCCAGTACATTGGGTTTCAGGCGGACAAATATCTTGGCCAAAATCATCAGCTTAACCTTCGTTTTTAATCGTCATATCACAATCTGCCAAAGCGAGGTTTTAGTCAATAGTTTTTTTGCGATGCCCGCCCGGCCTCGCGCCCAACGCCGCGGATCCCAACGAGAACGCGGATCTTGAGGAAAACGAGGATTCAGCGGATAAGCGTGGGAAGGCGGAAAAACGCGGGAAAAGCCCGGAGGGGCGATCGCGGGAAAAGCCCCGGAGGGGCGGCATATCTTAGCCCAGGGTTGCCACCCTGGGGCAAGGGGATACCGGTTATTGTTGGAATAAGCCCCGGAGGGGCGATACAACTTAGCCCAGGGTGGCAACCCTGGGGCAAGGTGATACCGGTTATCGATAGGATAAACCCCGCCGTAGGTGGGGTGAAGGACAATAGGCGGCGGCTTTAGCCGCCGTATTCCAAAATTAGGCCATCCATGTTTGTCAAAGCCCCGGAGGGGCGGCATATCTTAGCCCAGGGTGGAAACCCTGGGGTTATGAGGTGTTGATTGAAATATTTGTCAAGGCCCCACCCCCGCCCTTATCCACGGCTCCTGATGAGCCGCGGACAAGGGCGGGGGTGGGGAATCCGTTTTGGGGTGGTGTGCAATCTTTCCTTACCCAGGGTTGCCACCCTGGGCTAAGTTGTATCGCCCCGGAGGGGCTTATCCTGACAATAAACGGTATCCCAGGGTTAATACCCTGGGCTAAATCGTTCCGCACCCGCGGGGCTTAGCTAATTGACCCGGGCGGGCGGCTCCCTGCCCTGGATGACGGCGATGGCGTTCTCCGCGGCGAGCAGGCCCATTTTGGTGCGGGTTTCCACGCTGGCAGAACCGATATGGGGCAGCAGGACAACATTGTCCAGGGCGATGAGTTCCGCCGGGACCTCGGGTTCGTTTTCAAAAACGTCGAGCCCGGCGGCGGCTATCTGGTTATCCCGCAAGGCTTTGATCAGGGCCTGTTCGTCGACGATCGGGCCACGGGCGGTATTGACCAGAATGGCCGTGGGCTTCATCAAAGCCAGTTCAGGAGCCGAGATGAGGTGCTTGGTCTGGGGGGTCAGGGGCGCGTGGATGCTGATGAAATCGGAGTTTCGGCAGAGTTCTTCCAGAGAGGATTTTTGGTATTCAGGCGGCAAGGATCCCTCATCCGCGGAGGGATCGAACCAGAGCACTTGCATGTCGAAACCCGAGGCCCGTTTGGCCACGGCACGCCCGATCCTGCCTATTCCAACGATGCCCAGGGTTTTGCCATAGATGTCGTTTCCCATCAGCAGCATCGGTTCCCAGCCGGTAAATTTCCCCGCGCGGAGATAGCGGTCGCTTTCCACGATCCGCCTGGCGCAGCTCATGATCAGGGCCCAGGCCAGGTCGGCAGTGGTCTGGGTCAGCACGCCCGGAGTGTTGCAGACCGCGATTCCCTTTGCTGTGGCGTGGCCCACGTCGATGTTGTTGTAGCCCACGGCGAAGTTGGACACGCATTTCAGCCTGGGCGCGGAATCCAGCAGCTCTTTGTCGATCGTTTCGGTGAGCAGGCAGAGCAAGGCATCCGCGCCTTTCACCGCCTCAAGCAGGCGGGTTCTGCGCACCGGGGCGTTTTTCCGGTTGATTTCAACCTCGAACACCTCCGCCAGCCTTTGCAGGGCCGGCTCGGGGATCATCCGGGTCACATAGATCCTGGGTTTGGGCATCTCGTCACTCCTTTTCTTGCCTGGGCGGGACGACCCGCTCAATTTGATCGCCGGCGATCCAGCCGCCTGTCCCGTCAGCGATGACCACTCTGTACATCTCACCCTGGCGTTCCCGGATCTCCACGATGTTTCCCTCATTCAGGAAATGCAGGGCCCTGGCGCGCTCTGGCGAATCGTAAACCTCGGTTGCTTCACGCATGACGACGGCTTTGGGATTGTGGCGGAAGCGCTGGCTCTTGAGGAAAAGCGTGCCCGCGAAGACCAGAAAGACGATCGCGGTGACGCTGAGCACCAAAACCGGCAACCCATGCTCCTTTTCCGGCGGATAATGCAGCAGCCACTGCGTGCACAGGGTGGTGAGCAGGGCCAGGATGAGGACGATGACGGCCAGCCGGTTGAGGGAGAAAAAGTCGTAGGCATTGAGCATGAGCTGTGGCAGATAGGGCCTCTGCGGGTCACTGGCGGAAGCGGGGTCGAGGGAATGGATGTAAACCAGATTGTCCTTGGCCGCCCGATGCGCGGAATTGATGTTCCGGGCGCGGAGAAACCAGAGCACAGCCTTGCCCGTCTCCCCCAGATGGTAGTGGCAGACGCCCAGATTGTAATAGAGATCGGCGTTTTGGACCCCGGAACCGGCCAGGGTCTGGAGCTTGGCCAAGATCTGCCCGTAATCGGCTTGCAGCCCTGGAGCCGCGGTTTCAGAACCGGATTGGGCAGCCAGGCTGAAGGCCAACGCGGAGAAAACCAAGGCCAGGATAAGAGGTTTCATTGCGGCCTGCCCTCCTTTGTGTCTGAGCCTTTTTTGCCCCGGATGATGAGGGTTTTCAGCTTGCCGGCAGTGCCATGCCCGTTCCTCAGCCGGCTGAAGCCCTGGACCAGCAGCTTCAGTTTGGCAAGCGCATCGGACAGCGAAGCAGATTCCGCTCCTCCCGGCATGTAGCGCGCCTGCTGGCAAAGCAGCAAAAACTCCTCCAGTTGCCGCACCAGAGCCTCGGGAATGGCCTTGCCGCGCAGCTCCGCCAGCAGTTCGGGGGTGGAAAGGCTCTTGGAGACGGCGTATTTCCGGGCCAGAAAGTTCATCAGCCCGTTCTCCGCCAGGGGATGGAATTCCCGGGAAAAACCTTCCGCGGCCTGGGTGGCCTGGCGCAGATACTTGTTCAGGATGCGGCTGGCGGTCTTTTGGTCATAGGCGGCCGGATCGAGCCTGCTCAGCCTGCGTTCATAGGCAAGGAACCCGGAAACCGCCAGGGATAAAGCGCAGGCGGCCAGGACCAGCCAGAACCAGAGGCGCGAGCCGTAAGCCCGGAAATCGGGATAATTGGCCCTGACAATCAGCGGATTGAGGGTTTTGGGCTTGTCGCCCTGGAGCAGCTCGGAGAAATAGGAAAGGACATTGGCGGGGCGGACGCTCAGGTCATGCCCGGGACCCGTGAAAGTGCGATAGGCGCCAGACGAGGTGTCAAACCAACTGAAGGTGTAGCCCGGTATGGCATGGTCCCCGGTCGACTGGGGCAGGATGGTGAATATGATGTTGCGGGTGCCCTCGACCGCGCTGGAAAGCCTGTCCTGAAGAGTGGGCTCGGAGATCTGGAAGTTTTCGATCTGGGGATGGGGCGCGGCGGTGAACTGGCTGAAATTGCCCCTGCCGTTGATCCTGACCGTGCTGGTGAGGGCTTCGCCGAGGGAAACCTTGTCCGCGGAATAGGACTGGCTGATCTCAAAATCCCCCACGGCGCCAGTGAATCCGGCTGGTTTTCCGGCTGGCAGGGGTTTGACGTCGATCCAGGCATTGGAGGAACCCACCGTTTTGTTCAGAAAGCTGTAGATCCCGGTGAACTGGACCTTGCCGGAGAGCGTAGGCGCCTGCAGCCTTCCCGCGACCTGGGGATAGAGGGCTGTTTTCTTGATCAGGGCGCGCTGGAAGCGTTCGCCGTTGTAGATGACCTCCTCATAGGCGAGGTTTTTGGGCTGCTCGAAAGAGGACTTCCCATAGCCCTCGTAATCCCGCTCCGTCTCTGTGTAGAAAGACTCGACCATCTGATTTGTGTACAGATAATAGGCAACGATGGCCGGCTCGCCGAGATAGACGCTCTGACGCTCCGGGAGGCAAAGGAGCAGGGAAATTCCGGTGTTGCGGTTGCGGCTGAAATAATCGCCCACATAGGGATCGAAATAGGGGTCCTGGTTGTATTGCTGGGGCGGGATGTAGGCCGCGTCGACCACCTCGATCGTGATCGGCTGGGTGCTGTAGTCCCTCTTGTCGATGCTGACCTTGAATCCTGGCAGGGTGAAAGTGCCAGTGCGTTGGGGGCTGTAATAGTAGGTGTAGACAAATTTATGCAGGCGGGTGCTGGCCCGGTTGACGATGGAAACCTGGCTGGAGGATGAACTGAGCATGTTGCGGTAGGCGAGCCCCGGGACATGGGGAGCCGTGGGGGCGGAAAGGCGCAGATACTTGTCGCTGCTGATCTCCAGCTTCAGTTGGAGTTGCTCGGACATGGAGATGACGCTTTTCTGCACAGAACTGGAAACTTTCACGGACTGGGCCTGGAGCCCGGCGGCCAGCAGCAGAAACAGGATCAGCCAGAACTTTCTTACCACCATTTCCCCCCTTTCTCGGTTTCCCTGCTTTTCCGGCGGGCCATGCGGTCCAGGGCTTCCTTCTGATCCAGGGCGTCCAGGAGATTGCGATATTGCTCCTGTTTGTTTTCCTGGTCCGCGCTCTCCTGCTCCTGGTCTTTTTCTTCCTTGTCGCTCCCGTCTTCATTTTGGGGCGGGGGCGGAGGTTCATAGCCCTGGCGGTTGAGCACCAGCTCATAGTTGGCTTTGGCGTCCTGGTCTTCGGGATCGAGGAGCATGGCGGCCTTATACTCGGCCAGGGCTGCGTCGAGCCGGTCGGCGCGATAGAGGGCGTTGCCCAGGTCGTAGCGCGCGCCGGGGTTCTGGCCGTTTTCTTCCACCGCGTCCGCAAAGTGGCTTTCCGCCTCGCTGAAATCCCCGCGACGATACCAAACCTTGCCCAGGCTGTTTTCGGGAATGTGGTCTTTATCCCCAGCAGCGGAAAGCTTGCTCCAGATCCTTTCGGAGGCGGAATAGCGCCGCAGGGAATAGTGGCCCGAGGCAATGCCGTGCCGGATGACCCGCGGCCGGAAGACCAGTTCGCCGAGGAAGAAGAGGATGATCAGGAGCCCCAGGATGAGGATGATCTTGCGCGGTAAAGATTTGTTGCCCGGCTTCATGCCTGTCTCCTTCTCTTGCGCAGGGGCAGGATGAGGGCTTCCAAAACCAGGACCAGCAAAGCGAGAGTGGCCGGGATCGGAAACTGGTCCTTGAGCAGGCTGACGTTCCTG from Candidatus Syntrophosphaera sp. includes:
- the purQ gene encoding phosphoribosylformylglycinamidine synthase subunit PurQ, with protein sequence MRVSVVTFPGSNCDHDAHEALSARGHDSRLVWHKDRDLQNPDLVVLPGGFSYGDYLRCGALARFSPIVGEVLRFADSGGLVLGICNGFQILTECGLLPGTLLRNSGLDFICQHQHIRVENPDTPFTLGIPAGTALDIPIAHHDGNFFIDPDGLRSLRDNAQIVFRYCGPDGETSPQANPNGSLDNIAGICNARRNVLGMMPHPERAATQAVASNDGSRIFAALERHFGAGG
- the purS gene encoding phosphoribosylformylglycinamidine synthase subunit PurS, yielding MILAKIFVRLKPNVLDPQGKAVSNSLHQLGYGKVLDTRVSKYIEISFSSADEPAVRAEVEKICSGLLANPNTETYSYTLETLEQSGS
- a CDS encoding tetratricopeptide repeat protein, which gives rise to MKPGNKSLPRKIILILGLLIILFFLGELVFRPRVIRHGIASGHYSLRRYSASERIWSKLSAAGDKDHIPENSLGKVWYRRGDFSEAESHFADAVEENGQNPGARYDLGNALYRADRLDAALAEYKAAMLLDPEDQDAKANYELVLNRQGYEPPPPPQNEDGSDKEEKDQEQESADQENKQEQYRNLLDALDQKEALDRMARRKSRETEKGGKWW
- a CDS encoding BatD family protein codes for the protein MVVRKFWLILFLLLAAGLQAQSVKVSSSVQKSVISMSEQLQLKLEISSDKYLRLSAPTAPHVPGLAYRNMLSSSSSQVSIVNRASTRLHKFVYTYYYSPQRTGTFTLPGFKVSIDKRDYSTQPITIEVVDAAYIPPQQYNQDPYFDPYVGDYFSRNRNTGISLLLCLPERQSVYLGEPAIVAYYLYTNQMVESFYTETERDYEGYGKSSFEQPKNLAYEEVIYNGERFQRALIKKTALYPQVAGRLQAPTLSGKVQFTGIYSFLNKTVGSSNAWIDVKPLPAGKPAGFTGAVGDFEISQSYSADKVSLGEALTSTVRINGRGNFSQFTAAPHPQIENFQISEPTLQDRLSSAVEGTRNIIFTILPQSTGDHAIPGYTFSWFDTSSGAYRTFTGPGHDLSVRPANVLSYFSELLQGDKPKTLNPLIVRANYPDFRAYGSRLWFWLVLAACALSLAVSGFLAYERRLSRLDPAAYDQKTASRILNKYLRQATQAAEGFSREFHPLAENGLMNFLARKYAVSKSLSTPELLAELRGKAIPEALVRQLEEFLLLCQQARYMPGGAESASLSDALAKLKLLVQGFSRLRNGHGTAGKLKTLIIRGKKGSDTKEGRPQ
- a CDS encoding ComF family protein, whose amino-acid sequence is MQLSKDILAQADKLFFPPNCLACGSRTDSAEEALCANCRDLLLPIRETYCGKCGGPLRDYGCEACSQTDFCFDFARSAYVYQRPAQELVHGLKYGFLRSPAKFFTDALLEIPALARFGEGFDLVMAVPLHHVRQRERGYNQSELIARKLALKLGLPYARPVCRRYNTRSQTNLSREARLGNLSGAFALEGKADVKGKRVILVDDVFTTGTTANEVSRLLRDSGAAKIAVLTATRAV
- a CDS encoding D-glycerate dehydrogenase; translated protein: MPKPRIYVTRMIPEPALQRLAEVFEVEINRKNAPVRRTRLLEAVKGADALLCLLTETIDKELLDSAPRLKCVSNFAVGYNNIDVGHATAKGIAVCNTPGVLTQTTADLAWALIMSCARRIVESDRYLRAGKFTGWEPMLLMGNDIYGKTLGIVGIGRIGRAVAKRASGFDMQVLWFDPSADEGSLPPEYQKSSLEELCRNSDFISIHAPLTPQTKHLISAPELALMKPTAILVNTARGPIVDEQALIKALRDNQIAAAGLDVFENEPEVPAELIALDNVVLLPHIGSASVETRTKMGLLAAENAIAVIQGREPPARVN